One window of the Daphnia magna isolate NIES unplaced genomic scaffold, ASM2063170v1.1 Dm_contigs096, whole genome shotgun sequence genome contains the following:
- the LOC116930132 gene encoding N-terminal kinase-like protein — translation MWSFFSRDPSKEFGYEILEQLTGTEEYMLWKLHKGKKKGTGESVSVFILDAKTNGSDTQTELAKSALKRLKTLRHPNILTYIDSLETEKCLYLVTEYVEPLQFHLNSYSTDFPQSKQQKELFIAWGLFQVVRALKFLNNDGNLQHNSICLGNILVNTAGEWKLGGFENATPSSLMNSLPIKILPSFEKYDPPEKVDSSKLKSATKWSADMWGLGCLIWEVFNGPLKSPSSLKALGNIPKRLASVYCELVGANPSSRPNPSDVLTICRKPGGYFHNDLVECLLFLEEIQIKENTEKAQFFNKLPSLLDSFPENLSRHKVLPQLINAFEFGNAGAAILTPLFKLGSLLTEEEYQKRIVPCVVKLFSSPDRATRVRLLQQLEHFSTHLLPVTVNDNIFPHILSGFTDSNPIIREHTVKSIIFLAPKLNYNNLNVEVLKHFARLQSKDEQGGIRTNTTVCLGKVASFLHPQIRQKVLVSAFTRALRDPFPPARIGGVLALAATQQYYLLNQISHQVLPAMCVLTGDPEREVRDQAFKVIKGFISKLEKVSEDPSLRECMEADVNANASPNVTDMASTWAGWAVSAVTSKFYKSQGSQLPDQGPSLPAGSQTTSATQNPSVVETTVEATRRSDSESNEESVQWGNINELSLSSNTVDDKEEGDGWDIQEDWAPIESFEQDSFATKVTNIRDKTPVPLNTNFEKEESGWESTWNTNNWTSPEGNDKDESRKKREEKRIQRQKEIEAKRSARQGASSGGGALKLGGKKM, via the exons ATGTGGTCATTTTTCAGTCGAGATCCATCTAAAGAGTTCGGATATGAAATATTGGAACAACTTACAGGAACGGAGGAATATATGCTATGGAAACTTCAcaaagggaagaaaaag GGTACTGGTGAGTCTGTATCCGTATTCATCCTGGatgcaaaaacaaatggaagTGACACACAAACAGAACTTGCCAAATCAGCTCTGAAAAGGTTAAAAACTCTTCGTCATCCCAACATTCTCACTTACATAGACAGCCTGGAG ACAGAGAAATGTTTATATTTAGTAACTGAGTATGTAGAGCCCTTGCAGTTCCATTTGAACAGCTACTCCACTGATTTTCCtcaatcaaaacaacaaaaagagcTATTCATAGCATGGGGACTTTTTCAAGTGGTG CGTGCTTTGAAGTTTTTGAATAATGATGGGAACCTGCAACACAATTCCATTTGCCTtgggaatatacttgtaaatACTGCAGGAG AATGGAAGCTTGGAGGTTTCGAAAATGCAACTCCATCATCTCTTATGAATTCCTTACCAATCAAAATATTGCCATCATTTGAAAAGTATGACCCACCAGAGAAAGTAGATTCTTCTAAACTCAAATCTGCTACAAAATG GTCAGCTGATATGTGGGGTTTGGGATGCCTTATATGGGAAGTTTTCAATGGTCCATTGAAGTCGCCCTCTTCTTTAAAAGCACTGGGCAAT ATTCCAAAGCGGTTGGCATCGGTTTATTGTGAACTTGTTGGAGCGAATCCAAGTTCGCGCCCGAATCCGAGTGATGTCCTTACCATTTGTCGAAAGCCTGGAGGTTATTTCCATAATGATTTAGTTGAATGTCTCCTATTCTTGGAAGAGATTCAAATTAAGGAAAACACTGAAAAGGCACAGTTTTTCAATAAGTTACCTTCACTGTTAGACAGTTTCCCAGAGAACTTATCCAG GCATAAAGTTTTACCTCAACTTATCAATGCATTTGAATTTGGTAATGCTGGGGCAGCTATTCTTACTCCTCTGTTTAAG TTAGGAAGCTTGCTAACTGAGGAGGAATACCAAAAACGAATCGTTCCTTGCGTAGTTAAATTGTTCTCATCTCCAGACAGAGCAACTCGTGTCCGATTATTGCAGCAGTTGGAACATTTTTCAACTCATCTCCTACCTGTCACTGTCAATGATAATATCTTCCCCCACATTTTGAGCGGATTTACAGACTCAAATCCGATAATAAGAGAGCACACTGTTAAG TCAATTATATTTTTAGCGCCAAAGTTAAATTATAACAATCTGAATGTGGAAGTTCTTAAGCACTTTGCTCGATTGCAATCCAAAGATGAGCAg GGGGGAATTCGTACCAATACAACTGTGTGCCTTGGAAAAGTAGCTTCTTTTCTGCATCCACAAATAAGGCAGAAAGTTCTGGTTTCCGCTTTTACTAGGGCGCTGAGAGATCCATTTCCTCCAGCCCGAATAGGAg GCGTATTAGCATTGGCTGCCACCCAACAATATTATCTACTGAACCAAATATCTCATCAAGTTTTGCCTGCTATGTGCGTACTAACGGGTGATCCTGAAAGAGAAGTGCGTGATCAAGCCTTTAAAGTAATTAAAGGTTTTATTTCCAAATTGGAAAAAGTATCAGAAGATCCATCTCTTCGGGAGTGCATGG AGGCGGATGTAAATGCAAACGCCAGCCCAAATGTAACAGATATGGCGTCTACATGGGCTGGATGGGCCGTCAGCGCAGTCACTTCAAAATTCTATAAATCCCAAGGCAGCCAGTTACCTGATCAAGGACCTTCATTGCCAGCCGGCAGTCAAACAACATCGGCTACGCAGAATCCATCTGTAGTTGAAACTACTGTTGAAGCAACAAGACGCTCTGATTCTGAATCTAATGAAGAATCTGTGCAATGGGGAAACATCAAT GAACTTTCCTTGTCCAGCAATACTGTGGACGATAAGGAAGAGGGTGACGGATGGGATATTCAAGAAGATTGGGCCCCAATAGAAAGTTTCGAACAAGATTCTTTTGCGACAAAGGTCACCAACATACGTGACAAAACTCCGGTACCCTTG AATACGAATTTCGAAAAAGAGGAAAGTGGTTGGGAAAGTACATGGAACACAAACAACTGGACTAGTCCAGAAGGCAATG ATAAAGATGAGTCTCGAAAGAAACGTGAAGAAAAACGCATTCAGAGGCAAAAGGAAATCGAAGCCAAACGTAGTGCACGCCAAGGAGCTAGCAGCGGAGGAGGAGCATTAAAATTaggtggaaaaaaaatgtaa
- the LOC123466263 gene encoding serine/arginine repetitive matrix protein 2-like isoform X2 — MYNGIGLTTARGSGTNGYVSRNLAFVHTTKDKVKYKTEEEIQRLDSISHKKPNLEILDHERKRKLELKCLELREDLEEQGIDEDIIESKLAEFRASLVQKDAENGKDTTTYETDEYGRIVVRETHQIAAAQEEKNRSLRQAFGISEYFIEGSSLDPNRKIRETAAKQAAEQKTYTIVRTPSPEPQEESQVPEVVSVAPPKSKKSKKSKSKKSKKNKKKVDTESDDEEDQEEPKEKTKSRKSLDSSDTRKSDSKYNDRPVSRTESSKPSRHRHDTPSPPRRRAGEESQNRKRRASSEREEENPSRGRRDEVERKKTREDSQLNADKKDSSNNRRESRYARSSYRSPERSNRNDSRSDRDRRDNYHHSTRREDNNRPDVSKSGHREVERKQDEKENREVQGHTQSKQYVTEDRGRRESERPSDLVANKTVDEPVQLTEKVSNSKAESEPPIVEQKKKEMTTSQQTEKMKADLAKLGSFIDQIGRSKKKKSRHDSSRSSSSSSSSSSSDSSDSDDTSSSDSDSSSSSSSSSSSSYSSSSSSTPSKTSAPRSKDKRSPSPPRRSGSPSWKDRRRITSARKKPVPYQRCAPAWSTSSSTESIDSSWRSNSSSSSGRFRRSSSRSRSFSRSISRSRSRSSSDSPSQRQEHYRYRSRSYSSSESSSLFSVSSRSTVFDRSPSVLSCYSVSSTSSHHSSTIYRQRSVQT, encoded by the exons ATGTACAATGGCATTGGTCTAACAACAGCTCGGGGTTCTGGAACAAATGGATATGTCAGTAGGAACCTGGCATTTGTGCATACAACAAAGGATAAAGTCAAGTATAAAACAGAAGAAGAGATTCAAAGGTTGGATTCCATCTCACACAAAAAACCAAATCTGGAGATTTTGGATCATGAGCGGAAACGGAAATTGGAGCTGAAGTGCCTTGAATTAAGAGAAGATTTAGAGGAACAAGG GATAGACGAGGATATCATTGAATCGAAATTAGCCGAGTTCCGCGCTTCACTGGTGCAGAAAGATGCAGAAAACGGCAAAGATACAACAACCTACGAAACAGATGAATATGGCCGGATAGT TGTCCGGGAAACTCATCAGATAGCTGCTgcacaagaagaaaagaaccGTAGTCTTCGCCAAGCGTTTGGTATTAGCGAATACTTCATCGAAGGTAGTAGTTTGGATCCCAATCGCAAAATTCGCGAAACTGCTGCTAAACAAGCAGCTGAACAAAAAACCTATACGATCGTTCGAACGCCGAGTCCGGAGCCTCAGGAAGAATCCCAGGTTCCCGAAGTTGTTTCTGTTGCTCCACCTAAGTCCAAAAAGAGCAAGAAATCGAAGAGCAAAAAAAGTaagaagaataagaagaaagtGGATACAGAAtcagatgatgaagaagatcaagaagaacctaaagagaaaaccaaatCGCGAAAATCTCTTGATTCTTCTGATACCAGAAAATCCGATTCCAAATACAACGATCGCCCTGTAAGTCGTACGGAATCTTCTAAGCCATCACGCCACCGTCATGATACTCCAAGTCCTCCTCGTCGGCGCGCAGGGGAAGAATCACAAAATCGCAAGCGTCGTGCAAGTtcagaaagagaagaagagaatCCTAGCCGAGGTAGACGGGATGAagttgaaagaaagaaaacaagagaagATTCCCAGCTTAATGCCGACAAAAAAGATAGTTCCAATAATAGGAGGGAAAGTCGTTATGCCCGTTCTTCCTACAGATCTCCGGAAAGAAGCAACCGAAATGATTCACGAAGTGATCGAGACCGCCGCGATAATTACCATCACTCCACACGTCGCGAAGATAACAATCGACCCGATGTGTCTAAAAGCGGACACAGAGAAgtcgaaagaaaacaagacgAGAAAGAGAATCGTGAAGTTCAAGGACACACACAGTCTAAGCAATACGTTACAGAAGATCGCGGTCGTCGTGAATCTGAAAGGCCTTCCGACTTGGTAGCGAACAAGACAGTCGATGAGCCGGTGCAGTTGACTGAGAAAGTTTCAAATTCAAAAGCGGAATCAGAACCACCCATTgtggaacaaaaaaagaaagagatgaCCACCAGtcaacaaacagaaaaaatgaaaGCTGATTTAGCCAAACTAGGATCATTCATAGACCAAATTGGGCgatcgaagaagaaaaagtctCGACACGATTCAAGTCgatcttcatcttcttccagTTCGTCGTCAAGCTCTGATTCGTCCGATTCGGATGATACTTCTTCTTCTGACTcggattcttcttcttcgtcctcgtcgtcatcatcatcctcTTATTCGTCCTCATCGTCGTCAACACCGTCAAAAACTTCTGCTCCTCGTTCCAAAGATAAACGTTCACCATCTCCTCCTCGTCGATCAGGGTCGCCTAGCTGGAAGGACCGTAGGCGTATCACCAG TGCCAGGAAAAAACCAGTTCCATATCAAAGG TGCGCACCTGCCTGGAGTACGTCTAGCTCAACAGAAAGCATAGACTCTTCCTGGAGAAGCAATTCTAGTTCATCCAGTGGGCGTTTCCGCCGCTCTTCAAGTCGTAGTCGTTCGTTCTCGCGTTCAATTAGCCGTTCTCGTTCACGCTCTAGCTCCGACTCACCGAGTCAAAGACAAGAGCATTATCGTTACAGATCTCGTTCTTACTCCTCTAGCGAGAGTTCTTCTTTGTTCAGTGTATCTTCTCGTTCGACCGTGTTCGACCGATCTCCCAGCGTCCTCAGCTGTTATTCTGTCAGCAGCACATCTAGTCATCATTCGAGTACAATCTACCGTCAGCGTTCAGTTCAAACATAG
- the LOC123477600 gene encoding dynein axonemal assembly factor 1-like isoform X1, with translation MKNSLVDNNSQESSETVMEQNDCVNSHSLDIESTFPRITAKWLRNHCRKHGLYQTPQLNEVLYLQHQGFKFIELLEDYVGLKSLWLDHNCITKITGLHNMKNLKCLFIRNNFLTDLRGIECLEQLVILDVSNNLLTDTNALEVLPNLTTLYVGSNKLSDTSGIDSLARCKTLSTLDLSRNMLKDSQTMLKLLIRIRQLSVLYLHGNPLVRNFESYRAEITTHCINLKFLDDKPIRENDRFCAKAWMKTGMQGMKEEKIRQKDVEDLEMHVYVMGKFKHEDYSEKKHLSSAVSSSQKEIDINEIIFLNLA, from the exons ATGAAGAACAGTTTGGTCGATAATAATAGCCAAGAATCAAGTGAAACAGTCATGGAACAAAACGATTGCGTCAATTCGCACTCCTTAGATATCGAAAGTACATTCCCGCG GATAACAGCTAAATGGCTTCGCAACCACTGTAGGAAACACGGTTTATACCAGACTCCCCAACTGAACGAAGTATTGTACCTTCAGCATCAAG GATTCAAATTTATAGAATTGCTGGAGGACTATGTTGGGTTAAAATCTCTTTGGTTAGACCACAACTGTATAACAAAGATTACTGGACTACATAACATGAAAAATCTGAAGTGTCTTTTTATCCGGAATAATTTTTTGACGGATTTACGAGGCATTGAATGCCTAGAACAGCTAGTCATACTGGATGTTTCAAATAACTTACTTACGGACACGAATGCACTGG AAGTTTTACCGAATTTAACAACGCTATACGTTGGAAGCAACAAGTTATCGGATACTTCTGGCATTGATTCGCTGGCAAGATGCAAAACCTTGAGCACACTTGACTTATCTCGAAATATGTTAAAAGATTCTCAAACTATGTTGAAACTACTCATCAGGATCCGTCAACTCTCTGTTCTGTATTTACATGGAAACCCACTTGTGAGGAATTTCGAATCCTACCGCGCTGAGATTACTACGCACtgt ATAAATCTAAAATTTTTGGATGATAAACCAATACGGGAAAACGACCGCTTCTGTGCAAAAGCCTG GATGAAAACTGGAATGCAAGGTatgaaggaagaaaaaatacGTCAAAAGGATGTTGAAGATTTGGAAATGCACGTATATGTAATGG GTAAATTTAAACATGAAGACTACAGCGAAAAAAAGCATTTGAGTTCTGCTGTATCCTCTAGCCAAAAGGAAATCGATATAAACGAAATTATCTTCTTGAATCTTGCTTGA
- the LOC123477600 gene encoding dynein axonemal assembly factor 1-like isoform X2: protein MKNSLVDNNSQESSETVMEQNDCVNSHSLDIESTFPRITAKWLRNHCRKHGLYQTPQLNEVLYLQHQGFKFIELLEDYVGLKSLWLDHNCITKITGLHNMKNLKCLFIRNNFLTDLRGIECLEQLVILDVSNNLLTDTNALVLPNLTTLYVGSNKLSDTSGIDSLARCKTLSTLDLSRNMLKDSQTMLKLLIRIRQLSVLYLHGNPLVRNFESYRAEITTHCINLKFLDDKPIRENDRFCAKAWMKTGMQGMKEEKIRQKDVEDLEMHVYVMGKFKHEDYSEKKHLSSAVSSSQKEIDINEIIFLNLA from the exons ATGAAGAACAGTTTGGTCGATAATAATAGCCAAGAATCAAGTGAAACAGTCATGGAACAAAACGATTGCGTCAATTCGCACTCCTTAGATATCGAAAGTACATTCCCGCG GATAACAGCTAAATGGCTTCGCAACCACTGTAGGAAACACGGTTTATACCAGACTCCCCAACTGAACGAAGTATTGTACCTTCAGCATCAAG GATTCAAATTTATAGAATTGCTGGAGGACTATGTTGGGTTAAAATCTCTTTGGTTAGACCACAACTGTATAACAAAGATTACTGGACTACATAACATGAAAAATCTGAAGTGTCTTTTTATCCGGAATAATTTTTTGACGGATTTACGAGGCATTGAATGCCTAGAACAGCTAGTCATACTGGATGTTTCAAATAACTTACTTACGGACACGAATGCACTGG TTTTACCGAATTTAACAACGCTATACGTTGGAAGCAACAAGTTATCGGATACTTCTGGCATTGATTCGCTGGCAAGATGCAAAACCTTGAGCACACTTGACTTATCTCGAAATATGTTAAAAGATTCTCAAACTATGTTGAAACTACTCATCAGGATCCGTCAACTCTCTGTTCTGTATTTACATGGAAACCCACTTGTGAGGAATTTCGAATCCTACCGCGCTGAGATTACTACGCACtgt ATAAATCTAAAATTTTTGGATGATAAACCAATACGGGAAAACGACCGCTTCTGTGCAAAAGCCTG GATGAAAACTGGAATGCAAGGTatgaaggaagaaaaaatacGTCAAAAGGATGTTGAAGATTTGGAAATGCACGTATATGTAATGG GTAAATTTAAACATGAAGACTACAGCGAAAAAAAGCATTTGAGTTCTGCTGTATCCTCTAGCCAAAAGGAAATCGATATAAACGAAATTATCTTCTTGAATCTTGCTTGA
- the LOC123466263 gene encoding serine/arginine repetitive matrix protein 2-like isoform X1: MTAIENLALLVQIIAKSYSKWFTTITASEINKMYNGIGLTTARGSGTNGYVSRNLAFVHTTKDKVKYKTEEEIQRLDSISHKKPNLEILDHERKRKLELKCLELREDLEEQGIDEDIIESKLAEFRASLVQKDAENGKDTTTYETDEYGRIVVRETHQIAAAQEEKNRSLRQAFGISEYFIEGSSLDPNRKIRETAAKQAAEQKTYTIVRTPSPEPQEESQVPEVVSVAPPKSKKSKKSKSKKSKKNKKKVDTESDDEEDQEEPKEKTKSRKSLDSSDTRKSDSKYNDRPVSRTESSKPSRHRHDTPSPPRRRAGEESQNRKRRASSEREEENPSRGRRDEVERKKTREDSQLNADKKDSSNNRRESRYARSSYRSPERSNRNDSRSDRDRRDNYHHSTRREDNNRPDVSKSGHREVERKQDEKENREVQGHTQSKQYVTEDRGRRESERPSDLVANKTVDEPVQLTEKVSNSKAESEPPIVEQKKKEMTTSQQTEKMKADLAKLGSFIDQIGRSKKKKSRHDSSRSSSSSSSSSSSDSSDSDDTSSSDSDSSSSSSSSSSSSYSSSSSSTPSKTSAPRSKDKRSPSPPRRSGSPSWKDRRRITSARKKPVPYQRCAPAWSTSSSTESIDSSWRSNSSSSSGRFRRSSSRSRSFSRSISRSRSRSSSDSPSQRQEHYRYRSRSYSSSESSSLFSVSSRSTVFDRSPSVLSCYSVSSTSSHHSSTIYRQRSVQT; this comes from the exons ATGACCGCCATCGAAAATCTTGCTTTATTAGTTCAAATAATCGCTAAAAGCTATTCTAAGTGGTTTACAACTATCACTGCTAGTG AAATCAACAAAATGTACAATGGCATTGGTCTAACAACAGCTCGGGGTTCTGGAACAAATGGATATGTCAGTAGGAACCTGGCATTTGTGCATACAACAAAGGATAAAGTCAAGTATAAAACAGAAGAAGAGATTCAAAGGTTGGATTCCATCTCACACAAAAAACCAAATCTGGAGATTTTGGATCATGAGCGGAAACGGAAATTGGAGCTGAAGTGCCTTGAATTAAGAGAAGATTTAGAGGAACAAGG GATAGACGAGGATATCATTGAATCGAAATTAGCCGAGTTCCGCGCTTCACTGGTGCAGAAAGATGCAGAAAACGGCAAAGATACAACAACCTACGAAACAGATGAATATGGCCGGATAGT TGTCCGGGAAACTCATCAGATAGCTGCTgcacaagaagaaaagaaccGTAGTCTTCGCCAAGCGTTTGGTATTAGCGAATACTTCATCGAAGGTAGTAGTTTGGATCCCAATCGCAAAATTCGCGAAACTGCTGCTAAACAAGCAGCTGAACAAAAAACCTATACGATCGTTCGAACGCCGAGTCCGGAGCCTCAGGAAGAATCCCAGGTTCCCGAAGTTGTTTCTGTTGCTCCACCTAAGTCCAAAAAGAGCAAGAAATCGAAGAGCAAAAAAAGTaagaagaataagaagaaagtGGATACAGAAtcagatgatgaagaagatcaagaagaacctaaagagaaaaccaaatCGCGAAAATCTCTTGATTCTTCTGATACCAGAAAATCCGATTCCAAATACAACGATCGCCCTGTAAGTCGTACGGAATCTTCTAAGCCATCACGCCACCGTCATGATACTCCAAGTCCTCCTCGTCGGCGCGCAGGGGAAGAATCACAAAATCGCAAGCGTCGTGCAAGTtcagaaagagaagaagagaatCCTAGCCGAGGTAGACGGGATGAagttgaaagaaagaaaacaagagaagATTCCCAGCTTAATGCCGACAAAAAAGATAGTTCCAATAATAGGAGGGAAAGTCGTTATGCCCGTTCTTCCTACAGATCTCCGGAAAGAAGCAACCGAAATGATTCACGAAGTGATCGAGACCGCCGCGATAATTACCATCACTCCACACGTCGCGAAGATAACAATCGACCCGATGTGTCTAAAAGCGGACACAGAGAAgtcgaaagaaaacaagacgAGAAAGAGAATCGTGAAGTTCAAGGACACACACAGTCTAAGCAATACGTTACAGAAGATCGCGGTCGTCGTGAATCTGAAAGGCCTTCCGACTTGGTAGCGAACAAGACAGTCGATGAGCCGGTGCAGTTGACTGAGAAAGTTTCAAATTCAAAAGCGGAATCAGAACCACCCATTgtggaacaaaaaaagaaagagatgaCCACCAGtcaacaaacagaaaaaatgaaaGCTGATTTAGCCAAACTAGGATCATTCATAGACCAAATTGGGCgatcgaagaagaaaaagtctCGACACGATTCAAGTCgatcttcatcttcttccagTTCGTCGTCAAGCTCTGATTCGTCCGATTCGGATGATACTTCTTCTTCTGACTcggattcttcttcttcgtcctcgtcgtcatcatcatcctcTTATTCGTCCTCATCGTCGTCAACACCGTCAAAAACTTCTGCTCCTCGTTCCAAAGATAAACGTTCACCATCTCCTCCTCGTCGATCAGGGTCGCCTAGCTGGAAGGACCGTAGGCGTATCACCAG TGCCAGGAAAAAACCAGTTCCATATCAAAGG TGCGCACCTGCCTGGAGTACGTCTAGCTCAACAGAAAGCATAGACTCTTCCTGGAGAAGCAATTCTAGTTCATCCAGTGGGCGTTTCCGCCGCTCTTCAAGTCGTAGTCGTTCGTTCTCGCGTTCAATTAGCCGTTCTCGTTCACGCTCTAGCTCCGACTCACCGAGTCAAAGACAAGAGCATTATCGTTACAGATCTCGTTCTTACTCCTCTAGCGAGAGTTCTTCTTTGTTCAGTGTATCTTCTCGTTCGACCGTGTTCGACCGATCTCCCAGCGTCCTCAGCTGTTATTCTGTCAGCAGCACATCTAGTCATCATTCGAGTACAATCTACCGTCAGCGTTCAGTTCAAACATAG
- the LOC123466263 gene encoding serine/arginine repetitive matrix protein 2-like isoform X3, whose translation MTAIENLALLVQIIAKSYSKWFTTITASEINKMYNGIGLTTARGSGTNGYVSRNLAFVHTTKDKVKYKTEEEIQRLDSISHKKPNLEILDHERKRKLELKCLELREDLEEQGIDEDIIESKLAEFRASLVQKDAENGKDTTTYETDEYGRIVVRETHQIAAAQEEKNRSLRQAFGISEYFIEGSSLDPNRKIRETAAKQAAEQKTYTIVRTPSPEPQEESQVPEVVSVAPPKSKKSKKSKSKKSKKNKKKVDTESDDEEDQEEPKEKTKSRKSLDSSDTRKSDSKYNDRPVSRTESSKPSRHRHDTPSPPRRRAGEESQNRKRRASSEREEENPSRGRRDEVERKKTREDSQLNADKKDSSNNRRESRYARSSYRSPERSNRNDSRSDRDRRDNYHHSTRREDNNRPDVSKSGHREVERKQDEKENREVQGHTQSKQYVTEDRGRRESERPSDLVANKTVDEPVQLTEKVSNSKAESEPPIVEQKKKEMTTSQQTEKMKADLAKLGSFIDQIGRSKKKKSRHDSSRSSSSSSSSSSSDSSDSDDTSSSDSDSSSSSSSSSSSSYSSSSSSTPSKTSAPRSKDKRSPSPPRRSGSPSWKDRRRITSDF comes from the exons ATGACCGCCATCGAAAATCTTGCTTTATTAGTTCAAATAATCGCTAAAAGCTATTCTAAGTGGTTTACAACTATCACTGCTAGTG AAATCAACAAAATGTACAATGGCATTGGTCTAACAACAGCTCGGGGTTCTGGAACAAATGGATATGTCAGTAGGAACCTGGCATTTGTGCATACAACAAAGGATAAAGTCAAGTATAAAACAGAAGAAGAGATTCAAAGGTTGGATTCCATCTCACACAAAAAACCAAATCTGGAGATTTTGGATCATGAGCGGAAACGGAAATTGGAGCTGAAGTGCCTTGAATTAAGAGAAGATTTAGAGGAACAAGG GATAGACGAGGATATCATTGAATCGAAATTAGCCGAGTTCCGCGCTTCACTGGTGCAGAAAGATGCAGAAAACGGCAAAGATACAACAACCTACGAAACAGATGAATATGGCCGGATAGT TGTCCGGGAAACTCATCAGATAGCTGCTgcacaagaagaaaagaaccGTAGTCTTCGCCAAGCGTTTGGTATTAGCGAATACTTCATCGAAGGTAGTAGTTTGGATCCCAATCGCAAAATTCGCGAAACTGCTGCTAAACAAGCAGCTGAACAAAAAACCTATACGATCGTTCGAACGCCGAGTCCGGAGCCTCAGGAAGAATCCCAGGTTCCCGAAGTTGTTTCTGTTGCTCCACCTAAGTCCAAAAAGAGCAAGAAATCGAAGAGCAAAAAAAGTaagaagaataagaagaaagtGGATACAGAAtcagatgatgaagaagatcaagaagaacctaaagagaaaaccaaatCGCGAAAATCTCTTGATTCTTCTGATACCAGAAAATCCGATTCCAAATACAACGATCGCCCTGTAAGTCGTACGGAATCTTCTAAGCCATCACGCCACCGTCATGATACTCCAAGTCCTCCTCGTCGGCGCGCAGGGGAAGAATCACAAAATCGCAAGCGTCGTGCAAGTtcagaaagagaagaagagaatCCTAGCCGAGGTAGACGGGATGAagttgaaagaaagaaaacaagagaagATTCCCAGCTTAATGCCGACAAAAAAGATAGTTCCAATAATAGGAGGGAAAGTCGTTATGCCCGTTCTTCCTACAGATCTCCGGAAAGAAGCAACCGAAATGATTCACGAAGTGATCGAGACCGCCGCGATAATTACCATCACTCCACACGTCGCGAAGATAACAATCGACCCGATGTGTCTAAAAGCGGACACAGAGAAgtcgaaagaaaacaagacgAGAAAGAGAATCGTGAAGTTCAAGGACACACACAGTCTAAGCAATACGTTACAGAAGATCGCGGTCGTCGTGAATCTGAAAGGCCTTCCGACTTGGTAGCGAACAAGACAGTCGATGAGCCGGTGCAGTTGACTGAGAAAGTTTCAAATTCAAAAGCGGAATCAGAACCACCCATTgtggaacaaaaaaagaaagagatgaCCACCAGtcaacaaacagaaaaaatgaaaGCTGATTTAGCCAAACTAGGATCATTCATAGACCAAATTGGGCgatcgaagaagaaaaagtctCGACACGATTCAAGTCgatcttcatcttcttccagTTCGTCGTCAAGCTCTGATTCGTCCGATTCGGATGATACTTCTTCTTCTGACTcggattcttcttcttcgtcctcgtcgtcatcatcatcctcTTATTCGTCCTCATCGTCGTCAACACCGTCAAAAACTTCTGCTCCTCGTTCCAAAGATAAACGTTCACCATCTCCTCCTCGTCGATCAGGGTCGCCTAGCTGGAAGGACCGTAGGCGTATCACCAG CGACTTTTAA